The following are from one region of the Vibrio hyugaensis genome:
- the rluB gene encoding 23S rRNA pseudouridine(2605) synthase RluB — MSEKLQKVLARAGHGSRREIESLIKSGRVSVNGVVAKLGERLEDENSVVRIDGHVVSAKVQEEVICRVLAYYKPEGELCTRHDPEGRRTVFDRLPKIRGSRWISVGRLDANTSGLLLFTTDGELANRLMHPSRQVEREYLVRVFGEVTEQKVKNLVRGVELEDGMARFEDVVYAGGEGMNHTFYVAINEGRNREVRRLWESQDTTVSRLKRVRYGDIYLDKKLPRGGWMELDLKEVNYLRELVELRPEKETMLDLNKDNTSRKRERARSQKIRRAVKRHEERVNTPKGRSNNPSRRKPKKSAGDQGARNKHR; from the coding sequence ATGAGCGAAAAGTTACAAAAAGTATTAGCACGCGCAGGTCACGGTTCTCGTCGCGAGATTGAATCGTTAATTAAATCTGGTCGCGTTAGCGTGAACGGAGTCGTAGCTAAACTTGGTGAAAGACTAGAAGATGAGAACAGCGTAGTTCGTATCGATGGTCACGTTGTGTCTGCGAAGGTACAAGAAGAAGTGATCTGTCGTGTTTTGGCTTATTACAAGCCAGAAGGTGAACTGTGTACTCGTCACGACCCAGAAGGTCGTCGCACTGTTTTCGATCGTCTGCCAAAGATCCGTGGTTCTCGTTGGATTTCAGTAGGTCGTCTTGATGCTAACACATCAGGTTTGCTGCTGTTTACAACAGATGGGGAACTGGCGAACCGCCTTATGCACCCAAGCCGTCAGGTTGAACGTGAATACCTTGTTCGTGTTTTCGGCGAAGTAACTGAACAGAAAGTGAAAAACCTAGTTCGTGGTGTTGAACTTGAAGATGGTATGGCACGTTTCGAAGATGTGGTATATGCGGGTGGTGAAGGTATGAACCACACGTTTTATGTTGCTATCAACGAAGGTCGTAACCGTGAAGTTCGCCGTCTGTGGGAATCGCAAGATACGACGGTTAGCCGCCTAAAACGTGTTCGTTACGGTGATATCTATCTGGATAAGAAACTGCCTCGTGGCGGTTGGATGGAACTTGATCTTAAAGAAGTAAACTACCTACGCGAATTGGTAGAGCTTCGTCCAGAAAAAGAAACCATGCTTGATCTGAACAAAGACAACACCTCACGTAAACGTGAACGTGCTCGTAGCCAAAAAATCCGTCGCGCTGTTAAGCGTCACGAAGAGCGCGTAAATACGCCTAAAGGCCGCAGCAACAACCCTTCTCGCCGTAAGCCAAAGAAGAGCGCAGGTGATCAGGGTGCACGCAACAAGCATCGTTAA